In Marinilabiliales bacterium, one DNA window encodes the following:
- a CDS encoding response regulator: MAKEKKSILVVDDSETNLVLMEALLADKGWELSKATSGKTALGMISKSKPDLILLDLLMPGIDGNEMLDRLKAGEQTADIPVIVISAVHNSEARITCLEKGALDYLTKPVNINEMLKKVEKVLEE; encoded by the coding sequence ATGGCCAAAGAAAAAAAATCAATCCTCGTAGTCGACGACTCAGAAACCAACCTGGTGCTGATGGAAGCGCTGCTTGCCGACAAAGGGTGGGAGCTCAGCAAGGCCACTTCAGGTAAGACTGCCCTTGGGATGATCAGCAAATCGAAGCCCGACCTGATCCTGCTCGACCTGCTAATGCCGGGTATTGACGGGAATGAGATGCTTGACAGGCTGAAAGCCGGCGAGCAGACCGCCGATATACCTGTGATAGTGATCTCGGCGGTACACAACAGCGAGGCACGTATCACCTGCCTGGAGAAAGGTGCCCTGGATTACCTCACCAAGCCCGTCAATATAAACGAGATGCTGAAAAAGGTTGAAAAGGTGCTTGAAGAATAA